In one window of Paraflavitalea soli DNA:
- a CDS encoding C1 family peptidase, with protein MTNSQQFIWDDDQRQRKGRRRRNKLVLLLLLGLTLVVIGVNYFISGRAAVKRARLSEVMYMIDSKQDLLIKDSAVIKAIALDSLNFINQIEQPASSILVDTAAFFARLTELQDNKLAEIRQFKANFNSGLASTVQLGITSKSFIPLKFLTGERGGRLPAAELAFLASHCSNAAQYPFLKFAGRQLDPSVRQLDIRMFGVNSSTIDQTPYIICWAIAAAKAFDINYQIRHPQQNIVSSQQEIIDCSKGGDSNGGSSYLVFKWMDAPSVLLADSSAYSFTGKFLQSCRQPATGHGLKDWSMISCETPGDTASIKKIKDAICRFGSVVSSVNTTPGWLMYKRVEGNVWRDSNRYKESDGSFSSNHSVLIIGWDDDKQAWLIKNSWGEGWGITGGTGTQSGYMWLDYKSCNIGLKACWVVAR; from the coding sequence ATGACAAACTCTCAACAATTTATATGGGATGACGATCAGCGGCAGCGGAAGGGGCGCCGACGCAGGAACAAGTTAGTTTTGTTGCTTTTGCTTGGTTTAACCCTGGTGGTGATTGGAGTCAATTATTTTATCAGTGGCCGTGCCGCCGTTAAAAGAGCAAGGCTATCAGAGGTAATGTATATGATCGATTCCAAACAGGATCTGTTGATCAAGGACAGTGCAGTGATCAAAGCGATCGCTTTGGATTCGCTGAACTTTATCAACCAAATAGAACAGCCTGCCTCGTCTATACTGGTAGACACGGCAGCTTTTTTTGCTCGGCTCACCGAACTGCAAGACAATAAACTGGCGGAAATCCGGCAATTCAAAGCCAACTTCAATAGCGGGCTGGCGAGCACGGTGCAATTGGGCATTACCAGCAAATCGTTCATTCCCCTGAAGTTCCTGACTGGAGAAAGGGGCGGCCGGCTTCCTGCGGCCGAACTCGCTTTTCTGGCCAGTCATTGTTCTAATGCCGCCCAATACCCCTTCTTGAAGTTTGCGGGCAGGCAACTGGACCCGAGCGTCCGCCAACTGGATATCAGGATGTTTGGTGTGAACTCATCTACTATCGATCAAACTCCCTATATCATCTGCTGGGCCATTGCCGCTGCCAAAGCTTTCGACATTAATTACCAGATCAGGCATCCGCAGCAGAACATTGTTTCCTCTCAACAGGAGATCATTGATTGCTCCAAAGGGGGAGATTCCAACGGCGGCAGTAGTTATTTGGTTTTTAAATGGATGGATGCCCCCTCCGTTTTGCTTGCCGACTCTTCAGCTTATTCTTTCACCGGTAAATTTTTGCAGTCCTGCCGGCAACCTGCTACAGGCCATGGCCTTAAAGACTGGAGCATGATATCGTGCGAAACACCGGGCGATACTGCCTCGATCAAAAAGATCAAGGACGCCATTTGCCGGTTTGGCAGTGTGGTGAGCTCAGTAAACACTACTCCTGGATGGTTAATGTATAAACGAGTGGAAGGTAATGTATGGCGCGACAGTAACCGTTACAAAGAATCCGATGGCAGTTTTTCCTCTAACCATTCGGTGTTGATCATCGGCTGGGATGATGATAAACAAGCCTGGCTGATAAAAAACTCGTGGGGCGAAGGCTGGGGAATAACTGGTGGTACGGGCACCCAGAGCGGGTATATGTGGCTGGATTACAAGAGTTGCAATATCGGGTTAAAGGCCTGTTGGGTTGTAGCCCGATAA
- a CDS encoding LacI family DNA-binding transcriptional regulator produces MKKKISIHDIARQLEVSAATVSYVLNGKSAEKRISAGMEKKILAYVEECGYRPNRVAKSLRTGKSKIIGMLVEDISDPFFSSISRIVEAHAHQLDYKIFHASTENDALITRDLLQVFRDTQVDGYIIAPPPGIEKDIQALLDDNLPVVLFDRFFPELKTHNVVVDNREGASAAIQHLVSNGYSAIGFVTLDSEQTQMNDRLAGYDNAMLQAGLLPMVLKIPYEMERESLVMEKIDQFLAMNGQLDAMLFATNYLAIGGLEAIHRRQLTIPHDIAVVGFDDNTHFSLFSPAVTAVAQPVEEMSKTVIEELMKVLSGKVKTLSRETIVLPTQLIIRQSSVSRVKKPASSGKQTPVRTASTGSAP; encoded by the coding sequence ATGAAGAAAAAGATCTCCATACATGATATAGCCCGGCAGCTGGAAGTGTCGGCAGCCACGGTTTCTTATGTGCTGAATGGAAAATCGGCCGAGAAACGGATCAGCGCCGGCATGGAGAAAAAGATACTGGCCTATGTGGAGGAATGCGGTTACCGTCCCAACCGGGTAGCGAAAAGCCTGCGCACGGGTAAAAGCAAGATCATTGGCATGCTGGTAGAAGATATATCCGACCCTTTCTTCTCCAGTATTTCAAGGATCGTGGAAGCCCATGCCCATCAGCTCGATTATAAAATATTCCACGCAAGCACGGAGAACGACGCCCTCATTACCCGCGATCTCCTGCAGGTATTCAGGGATACGCAGGTAGATGGCTATATCATAGCTCCGCCGCCCGGCATAGAAAAAGACATTCAGGCGCTGCTCGACGATAACCTGCCGGTGGTGTTATTTGACCGTTTTTTTCCGGAGTTGAAAACGCACAACGTAGTCGTCGATAACCGGGAAGGCGCCTCGGCAGCCATTCAACACCTGGTGAGCAATGGCTATTCTGCTATTGGTTTTGTAACCCTGGATTCCGAGCAGACACAGATGAATGACCGCCTGGCAGGTTACGACAATGCCATGCTGCAAGCAGGTCTGCTGCCCATGGTATTAAAGATCCCTTATGAAATGGAAAGAGAAAGCCTGGTGATGGAAAAGATCGATCAATTCCTGGCCATGAACGGGCAACTGGATGCGATGCTCTTTGCCACCAACTACCTGGCCATTGGCGGATTGGAAGCCATCCACCGCCGACAACTGACCATACCGCATGATATAGCCGTGGTAGGCTTTGATGACAATACGCATTTCTCGTTGTTTTCACCCGCTGTAACCGCCGTGGCCCAGCCGGTAGAAGAGATGTCTAAGACAGTGATAGAAGAACTGATGAAAGTGCTGTCGGGCAAGGTGAAAACATTGAGCCGGGAAACGATCGTATTGCCTACCCAATTGATCATCCGTCAATCATCCGTATCCCGTGTAAAGAAGCCCGCTTCCAGTGGAAAACAAACACCCGTCAGGACGGCTTCGACAGGCTCAGCCCCGTAA
- a CDS encoding SusC/RagA family TonB-linked outer membrane protein → MSKAQRLLQKGVMLCSALLLLAVQPHLAWAQATKTVTGVVVDVQTNQPVAGVSVKVKGTAGGTSTNEKGQFTITIPDNGVLEISSVGYEKQEIAPDGSGSLQVKLAVVNQQLNDVVVVGYGTQRKGSLTGAVTTVGAKAFQDRGPVASPLAALQGQAPGVTVTRNSSQPGRESWSFLIRGNSSVNGTEPLVIVDGLTLPNVGALNSFNPADIENITFLKDAAAASIYGSRAAGGVVLITTKRAKTGKPTIQYNGSVSRKIVGLQPKLTDITGWGPMMKEARATDGFLPSDIWYNYADMAIYAVQNNKQWLSKADATALGYGMNFTDVKDFVFFPGTMQDVLWGDATSTEHQVSMAAKGERSGYRLSLGYLDDGSLLQVGKNSNKRYNLRLTHDYQFSSAFKLESNISLEKNDIIQPANIGGVLNNGIQPGMPTSTIDGKPFVWGSGIANAAPNNIADYGGDGKEMNTRLNANFNLTWNLAKHLKAVGSAGYYYSNTDYRTQENLINFYDYSGKSLISSLAPSGSGRSFYQRGNRKEAYYNLNGYVEYANSFGKDREHDLKAMVGAQYERQELNLFSAKTLDVVNGVPPSLSLSYGDPTTKTVGETQNHYALAGYFGRVNYVFRNKYLLEVNGRYDGSSKFSADNRWKLFYGVSAGWRINREKFMENLPFINDLKLRASYGSVGNQSGIGLYDYISLLNLAYSTGPGSSGFPIIGNSPVVRIAPGGLVAFDRTWEKVETSNLALDFATLGSRLSGTVEYFVKNNNNMLISRTYPAVLGAGAPAGNNGHLSTNGWELSLNWRDKTGKLGYNVGGNISRYTNKLVSFGGQKVISTNNRGLNSAVEGYPINSYFGLVYAGRIQTQKELEDYLKLVPNNNIGMPNGGAAAQANNRLALGDNMYKDMNGDGKITFPEDAVALGTDDPRLTFSFNAGAEWNGFDLNIIFQGVGERTIVRDGNWRIPAAVVFQAQNAAFRDKWWTPTRTDAYYPRISTTGTINNYNYFPSDWVAENGAYLRLKNLVIGYTLPAAITNKAHIQRLRFYVSGNDLWESTKIRDGWDPEASRNVANSGDSQNGNQSTFSGRYPFYRYLTFGANLTF, encoded by the coding sequence ATGAGTAAAGCGCAAAGATTGTTGCAAAAAGGGGTTATGCTGTGCAGTGCCCTCTTGTTGCTGGCAGTACAGCCCCACCTGGCTTGGGCACAGGCCACTAAAACGGTGACAGGGGTGGTGGTAGATGTACAGACCAACCAGCCGGTAGCAGGCGTGAGTGTAAAAGTGAAGGGAACTGCCGGCGGCACTTCGACCAATGAAAAAGGACAGTTTACGATCACAATACCCGACAATGGAGTGCTGGAGATCAGTAGTGTGGGGTATGAGAAACAGGAAATAGCACCCGATGGATCGGGCAGCCTGCAGGTAAAGCTGGCGGTGGTGAACCAGCAGTTGAATGATGTAGTGGTGGTAGGATATGGCACCCAGCGCAAAGGATCGCTGACGGGCGCGGTCACCACCGTAGGCGCCAAAGCGTTCCAGGACAGGGGCCCGGTGGCCAGTCCGCTGGCTGCTTTGCAGGGGCAGGCGCCGGGCGTTACGGTTACCCGCAACTCTTCGCAGCCTGGTCGTGAAAGCTGGAGTTTCCTGATCAGGGGCAATTCTTCGGTGAATGGTACGGAACCACTGGTGATCGTAGATGGATTGACACTTCCGAATGTGGGAGCGCTGAATTCATTCAACCCGGCTGACATTGAAAATATTACTTTCCTCAAGGATGCCGCCGCGGCTTCCATTTATGGATCCAGGGCGGCAGGCGGTGTTGTACTCATTACCACCAAAAGGGCCAAAACAGGCAAACCTACCATCCAATACAATGGTTCGGTAAGCCGTAAAATAGTAGGCCTGCAACCCAAGCTTACAGATATCACTGGCTGGGGTCCTATGATGAAAGAAGCGAGGGCCACGGATGGCTTTCTGCCCAGCGATATCTGGTACAACTATGCCGATATGGCCATCTATGCCGTGCAAAATAATAAGCAATGGCTTTCCAAAGCAGATGCCACAGCGCTTGGGTACGGTATGAACTTTACGGATGTAAAAGACTTCGTGTTTTTTCCCGGCACCATGCAGGATGTGCTGTGGGGTGATGCCACTTCCACAGAACACCAGGTAAGCATGGCTGCCAAAGGCGAACGCTCGGGCTACCGGCTCTCCCTGGGTTATCTCGACGATGGGAGCCTGCTGCAGGTAGGAAAGAACTCGAATAAGCGGTACAACCTGCGTCTCACGCACGATTACCAGTTCTCCAGCGCCTTTAAACTGGAAAGCAATATCTCCCTGGAAAAAAATGACATCATACAACCCGCCAATATCGGCGGGGTGCTCAACAATGGCATACAACCAGGCATGCCCACTTCTACCATCGATGGTAAACCTTTTGTATGGGGATCAGGCATTGCCAATGCGGCTCCCAATAATATTGCCGATTATGGTGGTGATGGAAAAGAGATGAATACGCGCCTCAATGCCAATTTCAACCTCACCTGGAACCTGGCCAAACACCTGAAAGCCGTAGGTTCTGCCGGTTATTATTATAGTAATACGGATTATAGAACACAGGAAAACCTGATCAACTTTTATGATTACAGCGGAAAATCACTTATTTCTTCCCTGGCTCCCTCCGGTAGCGGCAGGAGTTTTTACCAACGTGGCAACCGCAAGGAAGCCTATTATAACCTGAATGGCTATGTAGAATATGCCAATTCATTTGGCAAGGACCGGGAACATGACCTGAAAGCCATGGTAGGCGCACAATATGAAAGACAGGAGCTGAACCTGTTTTCTGCCAAAACCCTCGATGTGGTCAATGGCGTACCGCCGTCATTAAGCCTGAGTTATGGTGATCCTACTACCAAAACAGTAGGTGAGACGCAGAACCATTATGCCCTGGCTGGTTATTTTGGCCGGGTGAACTATGTGTTCCGCAATAAATACCTACTGGAAGTAAACGGTCGCTATGATGGTTCTTCCAAATTCAGCGCCGACAACCGCTGGAAATTATTCTACGGTGTATCTGCCGGCTGGCGCATCAACCGCGAGAAATTTATGGAGAACCTCCCGTTCATCAACGACCTGAAGCTGCGGGCATCTTACGGAAGTGTAGGCAACCAGAGCGGTATCGGCTTGTATGATTATATCTCCCTGCTCAACCTGGCTTATTCTACTGGTCCCGGCAGTTCCGGCTTTCCCATCATCGGCAATAGCCCGGTGGTGAGGATCGCGCCGGGTGGCCTGGTCGCTTTCGACAGGACCTGGGAAAAAGTGGAGACCAGCAACCTGGCCCTGGATTTTGCAACCCTGGGCAGTCGCCTGAGTGGTACCGTTGAATATTTTGTGAAGAACAATAACAATATGTTGATCTCCCGCACCTATCCTGCCGTACTGGGCGCAGGCGCTCCGGCAGGTAATAACGGACACCTCAGTACCAATGGTTGGGAGCTGTCCCTGAACTGGCGTGATAAGACCGGCAAACTGGGCTACAATGTGGGCGGCAATATTTCCCGCTACACCAATAAACTGGTAAGCTTTGGCGGACAGAAAGTGATATCCACCAATAACCGGGGTTTGAACAGTGCGGTGGAAGGTTATCCGATCAATTCTTATTTCGGTCTTGTATATGCCGGTCGTATCCAAACACAAAAGGAATTGGAGGATTACCTGAAACTGGTACCTAATAACAATATTGGTATGCCCAACGGCGGTGCTGCTGCACAAGCCAATAACCGCCTGGCGCTGGGTGATAATATGTACAAGGACATGAATGGCGATGGCAAGATCACTTTCCCCGAAGATGCCGTGGCCCTGGGTACCGATGATCCCCGTCTTACCTTCTCCTTCAATGCAGGCGCAGAATGGAATGGCTTTGACCTGAATATCATTTTCCAGGGAGTAGGAGAGCGTACGATTGTACGTGATGGCAACTGGCGCATACCCGCCGCGGTGGTATTCCAGGCGCAGAATGCCGCTTTCCGGGATAAATGGTGGACACCCACGCGTACAGATGCTTACTATCCCCGCATCTCTACTACGGGTACCATCAACAACTACAATTACTTCCCCTCGGATTGGGTAG